The following DNA comes from Brassica oleracea var. oleracea cultivar TO1000 chromosome C5, BOL, whole genome shotgun sequence.
GGATATCCGAGAACCCCGGATCCGGATAAGGATAATAAAATTATGGATCCGCCGGATAAGGATCCGGATCCGGATACCTTAAAATTGCTAGGATATCCGATCCGTCCCAGACCTAGTTGTAGTACATAATTATTTGATACACGTACTAGTTTAGTTTTGGTTTTCGCGTCACAAATACATTTGGATGTGATAGACATTATAGACTATATATAAATTATATATATGGATATTTTCAAGTTTATTATAATAAAAAAATTGTCAAATATAAATAATTTGATATTTAAGTTATTAGTAAATATTTCAACACATGACTGTTTTCACATTTATTTCACGTAATAACATTTTTTATGTTGTGATAAAAAATTTCATCATAAATAAAAAGTTTGATGTTTAATAAATTACTAAATATATCGAATAATTGTGGGTGATTGGTTGAATTATAGCAACTGACTTTAGCTTTAGTTTATATCTACAATCATAAAATTCTCAATCATGATTTATGTAGTTTTTAAAGTTAAAATAAAAAAATAAAAAAAAAAGATTGTGGAAGGTCTTTTTCTAAAGAAAAAAATATTGTCGATGGAATCTCTTTCCTTTTTCATCCTTTTTCTCATTTAATTTATATATCTACATTAGTTAGAACTACGTCAAAAAATTTACAGACTAAATTTTACAGTAAAATTTATATAGTTATAATCCAACCAATCAGCCTTATAAAATAGTAACTTATGATGATCTTTAAACTGATAATACATTTACTTATAAAGATATAAAATATTATATTTAGATATGCGGACAAAACACATAGTATTTTATTATTATTATTATTTTTTGTAAACTGCTTTTTAGTTATTTTCCGGAGGTTTTGGTGAAGCTTTAGTACTTGGGGGTGATTGGAATGAGATGTAAATTTATGTTTTTGACTGTAGAATTTAATCTGTAGTTTTATTTATTGTAGATTATTTTTCTGTAACTTTGTAAAGCACTATTTTTTTCTTTGGAAATAAAGCTTTGTACAAATATATTTTGATTTTGTAGAGATTTTTTTGCTGTGAGTATTTAAAAAAAATAAATCTTGATTGGTTGACATATATAGTTCTAAACTAAATTTTGGCTGTGCAGAGCATTTACAGCAACTATCAATCATCCCCAAAATCCCCGTTGGTTTTATATCAGTAAATCATGACTTTATCAATTAATTAACTTTTTAAAGGATTTCTCAATTAAATTGGATGAAAGAAAGAAAAAATTATTACTTTCCTAAATGATAGATTGTTGTTGTTGTATCATGATTGGTTTCTAGGTTATATACTGATTAATGTTAATACATTATAAGTTTCAATATATATTAATTAATAATATTCAAAACATTGAACTATCGTAAGTTTATATCCATGGAAAATGTTAAGTAAAAAAATTATGATTTATAACTAAATATTATTCCCTCCGTTTTATTTTAATTATCGTTCTAGTTTTATGCCAAAACAAAAACACAATTACCTATACACCTAACCATTTTTCAATCAATAGAAAAATAAAGTGGAGAATCTAATTAATAAATTTTGTATTGAAATTCTAAAACGACATTTATTTTGAAACGAAAATTTTTCTCTACAACGGCAATTAAATCAAAACGGATGAATTAATTACTTTAAATTAATGTAAGAACTTTGGAAAACATTCAATTAGGCATTAAAAACAGAATTAAGTATATTCTGTGTGTGTTTCTACAATTCAGAAACTTATGTAAACTATCTACTTCATATAATCATATTAGTTAACATCTCACAATTAGCTTGAATACGAGCTCCGTCTTCAGTCTGTTTTATAAAGACTTATCTGCGTTGGAGTTTAAATCAAAGAAAAAAAACCATAAAGAAGAATAAGGTACGATAGCGAATCAAATAAATTGGCATATGTATGCAGAAAAACAAGGAAAAGAAGAGAAATAATTTTTGCACAAAAAAAAAAGAAGAGACAGATTTGATAGTTGTTATTATTCATTGATCACACGATTCTTTTGATTTCACATTTATATCATCTCCAAATTGAACTAATATCACATCAACTTGATAAAAGAAAAATTGGAATGATTATAATGATGCGAAAAAGTTGTAAACCAAAACGTTAAAGAATTATTAATATATTTTGGATCACTAATGAACAGTGAAAGAAAGTGGTAATTGTTGACTAAAACAGATTATTTGAGTGGTGTTGTCGCTTTCAATTATAATCCGTAATTACTGAAATGAACAGAATCCAAGTTTGAGTATTCGCTAGTGTGATATCGCCGGCCAGTGTAAATGGGAAAATAAAGGTTACGAAAGGAAGGGCAGGACAAGTGCGATTTTCTTGCAGGTACAGTTCTCCTGCAATATATTCACCATTCACGTTTTTTTATTGCAAAAGCAGTTTAACCGAGAGATCTGGATGCATTTCAATATTTTTGTCTTTTTGTGGAAAAAACGGGAGATCTGCATGCAGATCTCATCCGCTAACATTTGATGGTGTTGATCTGTTTTTTTTTCTTTTTGATAATAAATAATTTAATTACAAATACTTAACTTTAAAATATATTTATCTGATTTTATAAATAATGTACAATGATTAGCTCAAACTATATAGTTTACACTAATATTGTTTGTGTTGTTTTAAAATTATAACCGTTCAATCGCCGACAAAACACAATATTTTCAAAAGAAGAAGATATAAATCTTCCTAAATAAATATCAACAAGGGTAAGTAGTTAATATTTTTTTATGTTTTAAAATAGTTAATATATATGTAAATGATTGAAATTTTGTAAATCTATTGAGAGAAGAATATTTTAAATGTAATCTTAACCGAGAACGTGTATTTATTGAGTTGTACGATCAAATAATTTTTATGACTAATTACCATTTCAAATATCTTACACCCACTGGTAGAGAGTTTTCCGGTGGTAAATTTAACCAAAAGTTCAATATTAGTGTAACCTACCGGTTTTCTCAAGAAAATCTTGATCATCTAAAAAGAAAATTAAAGAAGTAAAGTATCTTATAAAACATTTACATGCATTTCGGCCGATCCTATAACATCTAAGATATTTATTTAGATATCTAGGTGTAATTTTTATTGTTTTAATATATGATTTATAGTTTTGTACTGATTTTGTCATTCATAAGTTATAATAAATTATTTGATCGGTTTGATCTGCTTCTTTCCTGCATAATCCGCTTGATCTGCACTTGTCCTGCTTGATCTGCATTTGTCCTGCTTGATCTGCACTTGATCAGCACTTGTCCTGTTTGAGCTGCTTGATCTGCCCCGCTTGAACTGCTTTTACCATTCAAAGCCGAGTAATATTTTCGGGTAACAGTTAACACACTGATATTGCTTTTATGAGCTTGAGTGTTTATTTCCGAAAATCAGAAAGTGAGAGAGGAGACACGTGATATAGAGACAGAAGCCTGAGACTTTTGTGACATTAAGATCCAAACAGACCGGACACATCCACTCTGTCAACTTGCCAAGTAACCAGATAGTACAACACACACTCTCCCTACGTGGTCTTAGAGCTAAGAAAGACCACAACAAAATTGTTTCTACGTGGTCTTAAAGTTAATAAAGATCACAACAAAATTGTTTCAATCGTAAACTGAGAATATAAATAAATTTATTTGATTTAGTGGTAGAATCATATATATATATTTAAAAACAAAAAATTAAAAATACAAGAAAACAAGTTTTAGTTTGTTTTGGTCACTGTAAAGCCCAGAAATCTAAAATGGAAAAAAAAAATCATATCGCATAAGCCTAGCAAGAGTATGCTCTTCTCTTCTAGCTATTCATATGTACACAAACCAAGTTTTGTTCCTACGTTAGAAAAGCAAAAGTGTACATGTTTCTTTGTTTCTGGGATGACAGGCTTTGGAATATAATTTTTGAAGATGGCGTGGGAGAATATGTTTCCATAGATTGTGCATTCCGCAGATACAGGAACGATCTTGTTCTTGTATGGGTTTTTTTCTTAAATTCAGTTACAAACTTTTTGAGACAAAAAAGGTTTATGGGTTAACCCTAAAAACTGAGAGACTAATTCCAGGGTTGTGACAAGGACACCGTGGAAGTCGATGCTTCTATTCCTCTTCCGTGATTGATTGCAGAGTTTAGAGTCTTGTATTGTTCATTGACCGAATTGTACATAGCTTGGCTGTATGCCTCTTTCGCCTGCCAAACAATAAGAAGAAAGTATAGATATTCATGAACTGAATGGTGAGATAGAGACAATGGACTTTGAGTTTGCTGATTTGAGTAATATACAAGACCTCGTTAGGGTTGTTGCAATCTGCCGTGACATCTGAGAAACTGATCTCAGGAGCTATTGATAGTCCGGTACCGTGAAACCCTACTATTCTTTTCTCTCCAATTTCTTTCTCAACCTGTAGATGCAAGCTGAGGTGATGAGAGGAAAGTAAAACACAGAAAACACAAAACGGATATATGAGAGCGCTAACAATACTTTGGGTGGAGGAGGCATGATGTCATAGCAAAGCAAAGACATTGGATAGATGTGTCCAGGAGCACCAGAATGTTCAACCAGTCTTCTCATGTTATCCACCGAAGAAGAATCAAAGGGTGCCTGAACATTTTTTTTATTAGATCAGTATCTTATGATATCCACCAGACACAGAGAAGATCTCTGCATTTACAGTAGGCAAACTTACAGGAAACCATTCTCCTGTAGAAGGATCCGGGCGGTCCCTTCCACCGCTTGGTGCAATCCATATAAGTTGAGAGCCAGACCTACAGTGTGGTTCATGCTACTTACATTTAGCAGAATAAAATCAACCTAATTCCTTTTATATTCCAAAGTCTAATAGACCTTAGCAGTGTAGCCATCTCCTTTAAGCTTCGGGTGTTTGCTTTTCTTTTCATATCAACAAGCTCAGGATCATCGTTCATGTGCTTTTTCGAGTAAACACATATGAGATTCCTGAAAGCAAAGCAGGAAAAAAAAAACCAGAAGTCGTCAATAAAAGGGTTACTTATATTACACTTGAGCCGATCATGAAGCAGACCATAGTCAAAAGAAAGGTTGAGATACCTTCCCATACTGAACGGCTTACATAGAGGATCAGTGATGACTCTATCACCAGCCACACATTTCTGCGGCAAAGAAAAGAAGAAGAAGGGATAAGTATAGAGGGAGTAGTGTAATAGCTCAGAAGAAGGTTGGAAGGCTTACGATGTTCTCTCCTATGTATGGACATTGTGCTTCAAGTAAGAGTGAAATGACAGCTGGATCAGCTTCACTTTGATGATTTGATATTAGCACAATATTGTGTCCCTGAAATCAACCAATTAAAACATTAAGGTCCTAGTTAGAAAGGAATTCAACTACTGATGGAGGCAACATGTTGTCTTCAATTAACCTGCCGAATCTTGTCTTCAAGCTCAGAGAAAAGAGAAACATTTCCAACGTAAGAATTTCTGCAATGAAAAATAAGTTAAGGAGGTGTTAGAAGAAGAAGAAGAACACTTGATGCATGGCAAGAACAAGAAGAATGATAGCTGAATAATGTCAGGGCTTACTTGAAATCAATGAGGGGACGGATGTATGTATGAACAAACTGGTAGTAGTCAAATGGTTCTCTGATAGCTTTATGATAAGGATTGAAAGTAAAAGGATGCTGAAAAAGAGAGAGAGAGAGAGAGAGAGAGAGAGAGAAGGATTATAGACACTGTTGTAGAGAAACCATTAGAAGCGAATAGATAGATGGAGAAGAAGTACCTCGACACCAAGAAGCATGCGATCAAAAGCAACAGACATGTTGGATATAACAGCGTGAGCTGCCCTGGAAGCTCCACTACTTAACACCTAAAAAGCATCAATAACAGTTATTGGAATTGAGCAGACACACAAGTAGTACAAAACAAAAGGATTTTTGGTTTAGGTTTAGAATATCTGTTTCACAAAAAAAAAAAAGGTTTAGAGAATATATCAAATTAACAGCATTTTTGTAGTTCCAGTATAACTCTTCCATCCCTGAAGCAACACTGAGAGGCAATCTTCCAGCTTCTATTTCCTTCCTTAAACCAGAGATAAGATCTGAAAATGCAAAATGAAGTTAATGAATGCATTGTTTACACATCCTACAATAACCATTGCACGAGACACTCTTTAGGTTGGAAAAGCTCTCTAGCGTGACTCAGTGTTTATACATGATCATAAGCAAAATGCAAGAAAGTAGGAGAAGAGAAGAACGAAGAGCTCAATTCAATAAGTCAAGTCTAAATACGATTTCGTCTATTTAATATGAGCACAAGCAATCAAGCAATCAACCATATTCCTCTCGGAGAAGTAGAAGAAGAAGACTAACCTTCTTCAGTTCGTGCATCCAAGAAGGTACGGGAATGGTTGAGCTCCGTCGGCGTCGTATTACTGAAAGAAGAAGTGGTAGCCGCGACGACAGATTCCTTATCCTGAACAAGCTCTGACATGGCTCTGACACTGAGGGATAATGCGGGCACAACGAAGAGGAAGCTTCTTGAAGCCGCTAAGAGCGAGCGAAAACCTAGGGGAGGAAGTTACGGTCGCAGCAACGGAAACGGAGGAGAGGGGGGGGGCATTAGTGTCATTAAATCGCGTGTGTTTGCGTTGGAGATGGATGACTTCTTCACCCTTTTTTCTTTTTTTAATTTATCCTATGAGGACTGGACTTTTCTTCCTTCCTTCCCCCGTTTATTTTCCACGGTTTTATACTCTCTTTTTTTTTTTTTTGGTTTCACCAAATTAAAAACAAATAATATAATAAATCTGTTATTCTTCCACTATTATTAGAAGTTGCGTCAGTAAAATTTTATTTGGCTTTGTGTGCGTTAATTTCTACTTACAGTGTATTTATCTGAACAACTCACATGATTAATGGTAATATTTGGTTTTATCCCCTAAAAACACAACTCACATGATTAAATTAAGTGTGTGTACATGTAACGATAATTATAAATTGCTTAAAATGTGGAAACAGGTAGGCCTGAGACTTATTATCCGAAATCCAGATTCGATCCGAGATCCGTTCCGGATCCGCTCCGAAAATAGGATATCCGGGGTGTCCGGATCCGAATCCGGATAGTAAAATCTTGGATCCGTCCAAACCGAATCCGAATCCAGATATCTTAATTTTTAGGTCCGGATCCGTATTTTTAAAACACCTTAAATTTTAAAATTTCATTAATATTAATATTTGATATATTAATATTTATACATGAATTAATCTTATAATATTATATTTTAGTTTTTACAATATTATAGACATATATAAATATATTTATAAATATTTAATTTATGTATTATATTAAAAAATTAGTATTTTTTTAAAAAAATTATCATTTTAAAAAAAAATTATTATTTTTAATTATTTTTACGGATCCGGATATCCGCGTGTAATAGAATATCGGGACGGATACCCGAAATTCGTATATCCGGAAACCACGAATCCGGATCCGGATATTAAATTCATGGATCCGGATCAAGACGACCGCTTATCCTCTTTAAATGTTTGCCCTTTGTTGCTTGAACTAGTAAGGGTCAAGACGACCTCTTATCCTCTTTAAATGTTTGCCCTTTGTTGCTTGAACTAGTCATATTTGGCGTACACATAGTGATAACGACATTTTAAATATAAACTATTTTACGTCAAAAACAAACCATCAAGTAAATTTTAAAACAATCACGTAAATACTCTAATTTAATGAATTCTCGC
Coding sequences within:
- the LOC106294462 gene encoding glycerol-3-phosphate acyltransferase, chloroplastic, giving the protein MSELVQDKESVVAATTSSFSNTTPTELNHSRTFLDARTEEDLISGLRKEIEAGRLPLSVASGMEELYWNYKNAVLSSGASRAAHAVISNMSVAFDRMLLGVEHPFTFNPYHKAIREPFDYYQFVHTYIRPLIDFKNSYVGNVSLFSELEDKIRQGHNIVLISNHQSEADPAVISLLLEAQCPYIGENIKCVAGDRVITDPLCKPFSMGRNLICVYSKKHMNDDPELVDMKRKANTRSLKEMATLLRSGSQLIWIAPSGGRDRPDPSTGEWFPAPFDSSSVDNMRRLVEHSGAPGHIYPMSLLCYDIMPPPPKVEKEIGEKRIVGFHGTGLSIAPEISFSDVTADCNNPNEAKEAYSQAMYNSVNEQYKTLNSAINHGRGIEASTSTVSLSQPWN